From the Butyrivibrio fibrisolvens genome, one window contains:
- a CDS encoding ion transporter — translation MYTAKCHFPKETEAGAIKKYIFSLDGIIDILSFLPYYLPFMFPNGAVAFKMFRVARILRLFRINAYYDSLNVITDVIKSKSQQLMSSVFIILVLMLGSSLCMYSLEHDAQPEVFSNAFSGVWWSMSTLLTVGYGDIYPVTTLGKFFGIIIAFLGVGIVAIPTGIISAGFVEQYTHLSTVGDSTDTELNFIQVKITENDDWAGKYIKDLHLPDNIIIAALQRNNKTSIPKGNTLIHEGDQLVLGSEPLQKDKFINFKEMKLEYGHSWIGLRIDELDISRTTFIVMIRRGNRPLVPRGNLVLMEGDVLFLYSVTKAGIDL, via the coding sequence GATATCCTATCATTCCTTCCTTACTATCTGCCCTTCATGTTTCCAAACGGCGCTGTTGCCTTCAAGATGTTCAGAGTTGCCAGGATCTTGAGGCTCTTCAGGATCAATGCATATTATGATTCTCTGAATGTTATCACAGATGTTATAAAGAGTAAAAGTCAGCAGCTTATGTCTTCTGTATTTATAATCCTGGTACTAATGCTGGGTTCAAGTCTTTGCATGTATTCACTGGAGCATGACGCACAGCCGGAAGTATTCTCCAACGCTTTCTCCGGTGTATGGTGGTCTATGTCCACACTTCTGACTGTAGGATATGGTGATATATATCCTGTGACTACACTTGGTAAGTTCTTTGGTATCATCATTGCTTTTCTTGGGGTAGGAATTGTAGCTATCCCAACAGGTATCATAAGCGCCGGATTCGTCGAGCAGTATACTCATCTATCCACAGTAGGAGATTCTACTGATACTGAGCTCAACTTCATTCAGGTCAAGATCACCGAAAACGATGACTGGGCCGGCAAATATATTAAAGACCTGCATCTTCCTGACAACATCATAATCGCTGCTCTTCAAAGAAATAACAAAACTTCCATCCCCAAAGGCAATACCCTTATTCATGAAGGAGACCAGCTCGTTCTGGGATCTGAACCGCTTCAGAAGGACAAGTTCATCAATTTCAAAGAGATGAAACTTGAATACGGGCACTCCTGGATAGGCCTAAGGATTGATGAGCTTGATATCTCCAGAACTACTTTTATCGTGATGATAAGACGTGGTAATAGGCCCCTCGTACCAAGAGGCAATCTGGTGCTTATGGAGGGCGATGTCTTATTCCTATATAGCGTAACAAAAGCAGGGATTGATCTGTAG